One genomic segment of Alicycliphilus denitrificans K601 includes these proteins:
- a CDS encoding tripartite tricarboxylate transporter substrate binding protein — MHLSMLKRAAVLACATVLALPAFAAEDYPRTPITLVVGYGAGGGTDVCNRALALDVGRQLGQPLVVDNKPGAGSSLSVGFITRQRPDGYSIASLSTGGVLNQVLSPNVKYDVTKDLTPIAMVAQYQVGLLVRADSAYKTMADLINAAQSAKKPLTYSTAGIGTPQHLTTERLAQKTGTQWVHAPYKSGPEAITALMRGDVDFMAQTAEWVPYVCDGRLRLLSVFTGERIKGFDAPTLKELGYDLVAPSILGIAGPARMDAAIVKKLQDAFHKAIQTAEFQSCADQFGLKPDFKDSAAFGAFLKDTLAGWTPLLRQFASKE, encoded by the coding sequence AAGCGCGCCGCCGTACTGGCGTGCGCCACCGTACTGGCTCTGCCGGCCTTCGCCGCGGAGGACTATCCCAGGACGCCCATCACCCTCGTCGTAGGGTACGGAGCCGGCGGCGGCACCGACGTCTGCAACCGCGCCCTGGCACTGGACGTCGGCAGGCAGCTGGGCCAGCCCCTGGTGGTGGACAACAAGCCCGGGGCCGGCTCGTCGCTCTCGGTCGGCTTCATCACCCGGCAGCGGCCGGACGGCTACAGCATCGCGTCGCTCTCCACGGGGGGCGTGCTCAACCAGGTGCTTTCGCCCAACGTCAAGTACGACGTCACCAAAGACCTCACGCCCATCGCCATGGTGGCGCAGTACCAGGTCGGCCTCCTGGTGCGGGCGGATTCGGCATACAAGACGATGGCCGATCTGATCAATGCGGCCCAGAGCGCCAAGAAGCCCCTGACCTACAGCACGGCGGGCATTGGAACGCCGCAGCACCTGACGACGGAGCGGCTCGCGCAGAAGACAGGCACGCAGTGGGTCCACGCCCCCTACAAGAGCGGCCCGGAAGCGATCACCGCGCTGATGCGCGGAGACGTCGACTTCATGGCCCAGACCGCGGAGTGGGTGCCGTATGTGTGCGACGGGCGCCTGCGCCTGCTGTCGGTCTTCACCGGCGAGCGCATCAAGGGCTTCGATGCGCCGACCCTCAAGGAGCTGGGGTACGACCTCGTCGCCCCCAGCATCCTGGGCATCGCGGGGCCCGCAAGAATGGACGCGGCCATCGTGAAGAAGCTGCAGGACGCTTTCCACAAGGCGATCCAGACGGCCGAGTTCCAAAGCTGCGCGGACCAGTTCGGCCTGAAGCCCGACTTCAAGGACTCTGCGGCCTTCGGGGCGTTCCTGAAGGACACGCTGGCCGGCTGGACGCCGCTGCTCAGGCAATTCGCAAGCAAGGAATGA